Proteins from a single region of Candidatus Binatia bacterium:
- a CDS encoding ABC transporter permease subunit: MPSGFRTFPSAEALRRPQFGLPDLVVIVGALALLVALARVGSGTLVAFVPQKHLVPHVDLDPRLLPYYAARSTLRMFVALIWSLIFTFAYGYAAAHSRRAERVLIPLLDILQSVPVLGFLTITVTGFIALFPGSLIGLEFASIFAIFTAQVWNMTFSFYQSVRSIPKELEETAELYRLSLWERFAKIEVPFGMVGLVWNAMMSFGGGWFFLAASEAISVANSNYTLPGVGSYVAAAVVQKNLPALVWAALTIAIVIVIVDQLFWRPVVAWSDKFRFEQSAAASQPASWVYDILRGARIPRLVGRALAPAGEAVDRALSRMTPARERLSTGERHVLGDRVFNAILVVALLLLVFYVARFMLTSLGLPEIGHSLVLGVATMLRVAVLIVFSTLVWVPAGVAIGFHPRLARLLQPVAQFLASFPANIVFPFATLAFITYRVPINYGCVLLMALGSQWYVLFNTIAGAQSVPTELREMASDLQVRGRLRWLRLIIPGVFSSWVTGAITASGGAWNASIVSEVVTWGGTTLVATGLGAYITDATAKGNGAREALGICVMSLFVVTINRFFWRRLYAYAQTKFSL, translated from the coding sequence ATGCCGAGCGGGTTTCGGACGTTCCCATCCGCGGAGGCGTTGCGCCGGCCGCAGTTTGGGCTGCCCGATCTGGTCGTGATCGTCGGCGCGCTGGCGCTGCTCGTTGCGCTCGCGCGGGTCGGCTCCGGGACACTCGTGGCGTTCGTTCCGCAGAAGCATCTCGTTCCGCACGTCGATCTCGATCCGCGTCTGCTGCCGTACTACGCGGCCCGCTCGACGCTGCGCATGTTCGTCGCGCTGATCTGGTCGTTGATCTTCACCTTCGCGTACGGATACGCGGCGGCGCACAGCCGGCGGGCCGAGCGTGTGCTGATCCCTCTGCTCGACATCTTGCAATCGGTCCCGGTGCTGGGATTCCTGACGATCACCGTCACGGGATTCATCGCGCTCTTCCCGGGCAGCTTGATCGGGCTGGAGTTTGCGTCGATCTTCGCGATCTTCACCGCCCAGGTCTGGAATATGACGTTCTCCTTCTACCAATCGGTGCGGTCGATCCCGAAGGAGCTCGAGGAGACGGCCGAGCTCTACCGCCTGTCGCTCTGGGAACGCTTCGCCAAGATCGAGGTGCCGTTCGGGATGGTGGGGCTCGTTTGGAACGCGATGATGAGCTTCGGCGGCGGTTGGTTCTTCTTGGCCGCGAGCGAAGCGATCAGCGTCGCCAACTCCAACTACACGCTCCCCGGGGTTGGATCGTACGTCGCGGCGGCGGTCGTACAAAAGAACCTCCCCGCGCTCGTGTGGGCAGCACTCACGATCGCGATCGTGATCGTGATCGTCGATCAGCTCTTCTGGCGCCCCGTCGTCGCGTGGTCCGACAAGTTTCGCTTTGAGCAAAGCGCGGCAGCCAGCCAGCCGGCATCCTGGGTCTACGACATCCTGCGCGGGGCCCGCATTCCGAGGCTCGTCGGGCGCGCGTTGGCGCCCGCCGGCGAGGCCGTCGATCGTGCGTTGTCGCGAATGACCCCGGCGCGCGAGCGCCTGAGCACCGGCGAACGTCACGTTCTCGGCGATCGCGTTTTCAACGCGATTCTCGTCGTGGCGCTCCTGCTGCTGGTGTTCTACGTCGCCCGCTTCATGCTGACGTCGCTGGGATTGCCGGAGATCGGACACAGCCTCGTGCTCGGCGTGGCGACCATGCTGCGCGTCGCTGTGCTGATCGTTTTCTCGACGCTTGTCTGGGTGCCGGCCGGCGTCGCGATCGGCTTTCATCCGCGCCTCGCGCGCTTGTTGCAGCCGGTCGCACAGTTCCTCGCCTCGTTTCCCGCCAACATCGTCTTTCCGTTCGCGACTCTTGCGTTCATCACGTACCGCGTGCCGATCAACTACGGCTGCGTCCTGCTGATGGCGCTCGGTTCACAGTGGTACGTGCTGTTCAACACGATTGCGGGCGCGCAGAGTGTGCCGACCGAGCTGCGCGAGATGGCGTCCGATCTGCAGGTACGCGGCCGGCTGCGCTGGCTGCGGCTCATTATTCCCGGCGTGTTCTCGTCGTGGGTGACGGGCGCGATTACGGCGAGCGGAGGCGCCTGGAACGCGAGCATCGTTTCCGAGGTGGTAACCTGGGGTGGCACGACGCTCGTCGCTACCGGACTCGGCGCCTACATCACCGACGCCACCGCCAAGGGCAACGGCGCGCGCGAGGCACTGGGCATCTGCGTCATGAGCCTGTTCGTGGTGACGATCAATCGATTCTTCTGGCGCCGGCTGTATGCGTACGCCCAGACAAAGTTCTCGCTGTGA
- a CDS encoding nitrate/sulfonate/bicarbonate ABC transporter ATP-binding protein, translating into MNDAIIICDHLTKRFPLPGGKGEFTALSDISLRVNGGELLALLGRSGSGKSTLLRIMAGLIPASDGVVTSSGQPLHGPNRDVAMVFQSFALLPWLTVQQNVELGLDARGTPKAQCRERALQVIDVVGLDGFESAYPKELSGGMKQRVGYARALAVEPKVLFMDEPFSALDVLTAENLRGEVDSLWNAGNFPSQSILLVTHNIEEAVQLADRVLVLGSNPGHLRGEVRIDMPRPHDRTAPRFKEIVDYLYQVMTNPEADVSREAALGPAAISPFARPLPHVRLGGISGLLEILAGMPEGRREISALADGLAVTPDDLLALLEATTLLDFTRTSGGVVELTPSGRDFATATILRSKEIFRDQLLERVPIFDTIMRTLGASNGVMRADFFLDLWDEYFPPAETQRQLATAVDWGRYAELFEYDTIEQVLRLSEGVPEGAE; encoded by the coding sequence GTGAACGACGCCATTATCATCTGCGACCACCTGACCAAACGCTTTCCGCTGCCGGGCGGGAAGGGCGAGTTCACCGCGTTGAGCGACATCTCGCTGCGCGTCAACGGCGGCGAGCTGCTCGCGCTTCTCGGGCGCAGCGGAAGCGGAAAGAGCACGCTGCTGCGGATCATGGCCGGGCTCATTCCGGCGAGCGACGGCGTCGTGACGAGCAGCGGGCAGCCGCTGCACGGGCCGAATCGAGACGTGGCGATGGTCTTTCAGAGCTTCGCCTTGCTGCCGTGGCTCACGGTGCAGCAAAACGTCGAGCTGGGGCTCGACGCCCGCGGCACGCCGAAAGCGCAGTGTCGCGAGCGCGCGCTGCAGGTGATCGACGTGGTCGGACTCGACGGGTTCGAGAGCGCCTATCCGAAGGAGCTGTCGGGCGGCATGAAACAGCGCGTGGGGTACGCCCGCGCGCTCGCCGTCGAGCCGAAGGTGCTCTTCATGGACGAGCCGTTCAGCGCGCTCGACGTGCTGACCGCCGAAAACCTGCGCGGCGAGGTCGACTCGCTCTGGAACGCGGGAAACTTCCCGTCGCAGAGCATCTTGCTCGTGACGCACAACATCGAGGAGGCGGTGCAGCTCGCGGACCGCGTGCTCGTGCTCGGTTCGAATCCCGGGCACCTGCGCGGCGAGGTACGGATCGATATGCCGCGGCCGCACGATCGAACGGCCCCGCGCTTTAAAGAGATCGTCGACTACCTCTACCAGGTGATGACGAATCCCGAAGCCGACGTCTCGCGCGAGGCCGCACTCGGTCCGGCGGCGATCTCTCCGTTTGCGCGACCGCTGCCGCACGTGCGCCTCGGCGGCATCAGTGGACTGCTCGAAATTCTCGCCGGGATGCCGGAGGGCCGCCGGGAGATCTCCGCGCTCGCCGATGGACTGGCCGTCACGCCCGACGACCTGCTCGCGCTTCTGGAAGCGACCACGCTGCTCGATTTCACGCGAACCAGCGGCGGCGTAGTAGAGCTGACCCCGAGCGGACGCGACTTCGCGACGGCCACGATCCTGCGCAGCAAGGAGATCTTCCGCGACCAGCTGCTCGAGCGCGTTCCCATCTTCGACACCATCATGCGGACCCTCGGCGCCAGCAACGGCGTGATGCGCGCCGACTTCTTCCTCGACTTGTGGGACGAGTATTTCCCGCCCGCGGAGACGCAGCGACAGCTCGCGACCGCGGTCGACTGGGGTCGCTACGCGGAGCTCTTCGAGTACGACACCATCGAGCAAGTGCTACGTCTGAGCGAAGGCGTCCCCGAGGGAGCAGAGTAA
- a CDS encoding alpha/beta fold hydrolase — translation MVHGWQGDQSVWNGVVAELGPDVRTIAVDLPGFGASNSVAGPYDLDRFAAELRALLASLGTGPVVAVGHSMGAKVALRLAIEAPEMVRGLVLVAPVPIGPAGFSEKGEAYLRATAGDSVRLRAWLTKTIADPPDEAMLDRLCAVAGQSPPEAVLESLESWMRTDLKEKATGALMPAVVIASELDAPERAQSNVAALLPSARFLVVPDAAHYAILERPDAIASRISDFVATLSKDGDRHE, via the coding sequence CTGGTTCACGGCTGGCAGGGCGATCAATCGGTGTGGAACGGCGTCGTGGCCGAGCTAGGGCCCGACGTGCGAACGATCGCCGTGGATCTGCCTGGCTTCGGCGCCTCGAACAGCGTCGCCGGGCCTTACGACCTCGACCGTTTTGCGGCCGAGCTTCGCGCTCTCCTCGCATCGCTGGGGACCGGTCCGGTCGTCGCCGTCGGACACTCGATGGGCGCGAAGGTCGCGCTGCGTCTCGCCATCGAAGCGCCCGAAATGGTGCGCGGCCTCGTGCTCGTCGCGCCGGTTCCCATCGGTCCGGCGGGCTTTTCGGAAAAAGGCGAGGCGTATCTTCGCGCGACCGCCGGCGATTCGGTACGCCTTCGCGCGTGGCTCACTAAGACGATCGCCGACCCGCCCGACGAGGCCATGCTCGATCGGCTCTGCGCCGTCGCCGGGCAGTCCCCGCCGGAAGCGGTGCTCGAAAGTCTCGAATCGTGGATGCGCACGGATCTCAAGGAAAAGGCAACGGGCGCCCTCATGCCCGCGGTCGTGATCGCCTCGGAACTCGACGCGCCCGAGCGCGCGCAGAGCAACGTCGCGGCGCTTCTCCCCAGCGCGCGCTTCCTCGTCGTTCCCGACGCCGCGCACTACGCGATCCTCGAAAGGCCCGACGCAATCGCGTCCCGCATCAGCGACTTCGTGGCCACGCTTTCGAAGGACGGTGATCGACATGAATGA
- a CDS encoding 4a-hydroxytetrahydrobiopterin dehydratase, protein MNELAQRQCVPCRGGVPPLTDEQIAPLLAQLDPAWHVAERADAKHGIVKLLARTYVFANFNEAMQAAQRIGTMAEEQQHHPDLQVAWGRLGVEVWTHKIGGLTESDFIFAAKCDALIL, encoded by the coding sequence ATGAATGAACTCGCGCAGCGTCAGTGCGTGCCGTGCCGCGGCGGCGTTCCGCCGCTGACCGACGAGCAGATCGCGCCGCTCTTGGCGCAGCTGGATCCGGCCTGGCACGTGGCCGAGCGCGCCGACGCAAAGCATGGAATCGTAAAGCTGCTGGCGCGCACGTACGTCTTCGCGAACTTCAACGAGGCGATGCAGGCGGCGCAGCGCATCGGCACGATGGCCGAAGAGCAGCAGCACCATCCCGATCTACAGGTAGCGTGGGGGCGCCTCGGCGTCGAAGTGTGGACGCACAAGATCGGCGGGCTGACGGAGAGTGACTTCATCTTCGCCGCAAAGTGCGACGCGCTGATCCTATAA
- a CDS encoding adenosine deaminase: MDRGYFLTSLAAMVDAPVAAAATPAPSPQPVTTFDALKLPKAELHLHIEGTFEPELIFTIAARNGVRLNYPNVEALREAYNFADLQSFLNVYYDGMEALRVEQDYYDLTTAYLKRVRAQGVRHAEIFFDPQAHTKRGVEFAVVVEGISSALADGEKNFGITSRLIMCFLRDMTAESAMTTLVSSLPYKEKIIGVGLDSAEVGNPPSKFTAVFDRARAEGFLTVAHAGEEAGPDYVWEALNLLKVSRVDHGVRSLDDPKLVAHLVEQRVPLTVCPLSNVRLRVVPNLAAHPLKRMMDAGLMCTCNSDDPAYFGGYVGDNFVQTAAALSLTDQQLVMLARNSFEASFIDDALRRQYLADLDAVVVS; the protein is encoded by the coding sequence ATGGACCGCGGCTACTTCCTCACGTCGCTCGCCGCGATGGTCGACGCTCCGGTCGCAGCCGCGGCCACACCCGCGCCCTCGCCCCAACCCGTGACAACCTTCGATGCGCTCAAACTGCCGAAGGCAGAGCTGCACCTGCACATCGAGGGCACGTTCGAGCCCGAGCTGATCTTCACGATCGCGGCCCGCAACGGTGTGCGGCTCAACTACCCCAACGTTGAGGCGCTGCGCGAGGCGTACAACTTCGCCGACCTGCAGTCGTTCTTGAATGTTTACTACGACGGGATGGAAGCGCTGCGCGTCGAGCAGGACTATTACGACCTCACGACCGCGTATTTGAAGCGCGTGCGGGCGCAGGGCGTCCGCCACGCCGAGATCTTCTTCGATCCGCAGGCGCACACGAAGCGCGGGGTCGAGTTCGCCGTGGTGGTCGAAGGCATCTCGAGTGCGCTCGCGGACGGCGAGAAGAACTTCGGCATCACGTCGCGTCTGATCATGTGCTTCCTGCGCGACATGACCGCCGAATCGGCGATGACGACGCTGGTGAGCTCGCTACCCTACAAGGAGAAGATCATCGGCGTCGGCCTGGACTCCGCCGAGGTGGGCAACCCGCCGTCGAAGTTTACGGCGGTCTTTGACCGTGCCCGCGCCGAAGGATTCCTCACCGTCGCGCACGCCGGCGAGGAGGCCGGCCCGGACTACGTTTGGGAGGCACTAAATCTGCTCAAGGTGTCGCGTGTCGACCACGGTGTACGCAGCCTGGACGACCCGAAGCTCGTGGCCCATCTGGTCGAACAGCGCGTGCCGCTCACGGTCTGCCCGCTCTCCAACGTGCGGCTGCGCGTCGTCCCGAACCTCGCGGCACATCCGCTCAAGCGCATGATGGACGCGGGCTTGATGTGCACGTGCAACTCCGACGATCCAGCGTACTTCGGCGGCTACGTCGGCGACAATTTCGTGCAGACGGCAGCCGCGCTGTCACTCACGGATCAACAACTCGTCATGCTGGCGCGCAACTCGTTCGAGGCATCCTTTATCGACGATGCGCTCCGCCGCCAGTATCTCGCGGATCTCGACGCCGTAGTGGTTTCATAG
- a CDS encoding DUF302 domain-containing protein, with translation MTKLSRYPYAETLERLSSAIANAGNTIFATIDQAAAAQAVGARLRPTTLIVFGNPKGGTPLMDAFPLVGLELPLKLLIWEQDGATNVAYVPMAEIAARCGVTGMDARIAAMDAALTALVATVAE, from the coding sequence ATGACGAAGCTAAGCCGCTATCCTTATGCCGAGACCCTCGAGCGGCTCTCGAGCGCGATCGCCAACGCGGGCAACACGATCTTCGCGACGATCGACCAGGCGGCCGCGGCGCAGGCGGTGGGCGCGAGGCTGCGACCCACCACGCTGATCGTCTTCGGCAACCCCAAGGGCGGGACGCCCCTCATGGACGCTTTCCCCCTCGTGGGGCTCGAGCTTCCGCTCAAACTGCTGATCTGGGAGCAGGACGGGGCGACGAACGTCGCCTACGTGCCGATGGCCGAGATCGCCGCGCGTTGCGGCGTGACCGGCATGGATGCGCGCATCGCCGCGATGGACGCGGCCCTCACCGCGCTGGTTGCGACCGTCGCCGAATGA
- a CDS encoding glycosyltransferase family 2 protein, which yields MLNGQKVVVVMPAYNAAQTLRRTYAELPEIVDAVVVVDDASDDETVSLARRLGAHVVTHERNLGYGANQKTCYRAALELGADVAVMLHPDYQYSPRLVTALAAMVAYGEYDVALGSRILCGGARAGGMPLYKYVSNRALTAFENLLVGARLSEYHTGLRAFSRRVLETLPLAANSNDFVFDNQVLAQAIYFGLRIGEISCPTRYFPEASSIGFARSVRYGFDVVATALAFRLQRWRMVRFRIFDPAGAKVGAARHQPQGLDA from the coding sequence GTGCTGAACGGACAGAAAGTCGTCGTCGTCATGCCGGCCTACAACGCGGCGCAGACGTTGCGACGCACGTACGCCGAGCTGCCGGAGATCGTCGACGCGGTCGTCGTGGTCGACGACGCCAGCGACGACGAGACGGTCTCGTTGGCGCGACGGCTCGGCGCACACGTCGTCACCCACGAGCGGAACCTGGGCTATGGCGCCAATCAGAAGACGTGCTATCGCGCGGCGCTCGAGCTCGGCGCCGACGTGGCCGTGATGCTCCATCCGGACTACCAGTACTCGCCTCGTTTGGTCACTGCGCTGGCGGCGATGGTGGCGTACGGCGAGTACGACGTTGCGTTGGGCTCTCGAATCCTGTGCGGGGGAGCGCGCGCCGGGGGCATGCCGCTCTATAAGTATGTGTCCAACCGGGCGCTCACGGCGTTCGAGAACCTGCTTGTCGGAGCACGGCTGTCGGAGTATCACACCGGTCTGCGTGCATTCTCCCGCCGCGTGTTGGAAACGCTTCCGCTGGCGGCGAACTCCAACGACTTCGTCTTCGATAACCAAGTCCTCGCGCAGGCCATCTATTTCGGCTTGCGCATCGGCGAGATCTCGTGCCCGACCCGCTACTTTCCCGAGGCATCCTCGATCGGGTTCGCCCGCAGCGTGCGCTATGGGTTCGACGTCGTGGCGACGGCCCTCGCCTTTCGGCTGCAGCGCTGGCGCATGGTTCGGTTTCGAATTTTCGATCCCGCCGGCGCCAAGGTCGGCGCGGCTAGACACCAGCCTCAAGGGCTCGATGCCTAG
- a CDS encoding glycosyltransferase family 39 protein, whose translation MRLLLAGILTAGVLIRIPGLLHDGLWRDEAYVYVDAIAPTFQTFLHRVIVTEYHPPLYFAISYAWLGLAGTSELALKAIPFVCSVFTIAAVYRLGAIAGSAGVGLLAAAMYAVSPMAILESGDYLYPLMALLCTVLAALVMTARREPLRPTLFVAIALVTALTTYTHYAALFYVPMLVVWALRSPRGVRHGAAVAGAMVLGALPFLFWLPVLAHQPDPYLVKPALGPVNPLFEPPPNALAKLGFFAWTIVRSMPLWPEKLAIVLCAFLAVALARLIMARRLNADAIALGVIYGAALALISAAGRLNVRYAVIFEGLLCVFLAWIVAAWFQRVTREYPSHWARWGAAVTATISLFIATEDVIFALHTAGMPKSGIRTFAVSQPLDAATLYVIAPDDITATFAFYSRDAHVAYTAFPQTDHPEIFKFGHNANAYAPGAVPDAVNRLVQDARTYEYIDLIVDDTADRRKVSRGVVYRSPTRDFLDAMKAHYLLVGQTSYPGRMESVTVYRLRTGPRLQ comes from the coding sequence ATGAGGCTGCTTCTCGCCGGGATCCTGACGGCGGGTGTGTTAATCCGCATCCCAGGCCTGCTGCACGACGGCCTCTGGCGAGACGAGGCGTACGTCTACGTCGACGCAATTGCCCCGACTTTCCAGACGTTTCTGCACCGCGTCATAGTAACGGAGTATCATCCGCCGCTCTACTTCGCGATCAGCTACGCTTGGCTGGGGCTGGCGGGCACGAGCGAGCTCGCGCTCAAGGCGATTCCCTTCGTCTGCAGCGTATTCACCATTGCGGCGGTCTATCGCCTCGGCGCGATCGCCGGCTCGGCCGGCGTCGGGCTTCTGGCAGCCGCGATGTACGCCGTGAGTCCCATGGCGATCTTGGAGTCGGGCGACTATCTCTATCCGCTGATGGCATTGCTGTGCACAGTGCTGGCGGCGCTCGTTATGACGGCGCGGCGCGAACCGCTACGGCCGACACTTTTCGTCGCGATCGCGCTGGTGACGGCGCTGACCACGTATACGCACTACGCGGCACTTTTCTACGTGCCGATGCTCGTCGTGTGGGCGCTACGGTCGCCCCGCGGAGTGCGCCACGGTGCGGCGGTAGCCGGTGCGATGGTGCTCGGCGCGCTGCCGTTTCTCTTCTGGCTGCCGGTCCTCGCGCATCAGCCCGACCCCTACCTGGTGAAACCGGCGCTGGGTCCCGTAAATCCTTTGTTTGAGCCGCCGCCGAACGCGCTCGCGAAGCTCGGCTTCTTCGCGTGGACGATAGTGCGGTCGATGCCGCTCTGGCCGGAGAAACTAGCCATCGTCCTGTGCGCGTTTCTGGCCGTCGCATTAGCAAGGTTGATAATGGCGCGCAGGCTCAACGCCGACGCGATCGCGCTGGGAGTGATATACGGGGCAGCGCTGGCGCTCATCTCGGCGGCGGGCCGCCTGAACGTCAGATACGCCGTCATCTTCGAAGGCCTCTTATGCGTGTTCCTCGCGTGGATCGTCGCGGCATGGTTCCAACGCGTCACGCGTGAGTATCCGTCGCATTGGGCGCGCTGGGGAGCCGCGGTAACCGCGACAATTTCGCTCTTTATCGCGACGGAGGACGTCATCTTTGCCCTACACACCGCCGGCATGCCCAAGTCCGGCATTCGGACCTTCGCCGTGTCGCAGCCGCTGGATGCCGCGACGCTCTACGTGATTGCACCAGACGATATAACCGCGACCTTCGCCTTCTATTCGCGCGACGCGCATGTCGCGTACACCGCGTTCCCTCAGACCGATCACCCCGAGATATTCAAGTTCGGTCACAACGCGAACGCGTACGCGCCCGGCGCAGTTCCAGATGCCGTCAACCGGCTGGTCCAAGATGCACGCACGTATGAATACATCGATCTGATCGTCGACGATACCGCCGACCGGCGAAAGGTATCGCGCGGCGTCGTCTACCGTTCGCCCACCCGCGACTTTCTAGATGCGATGAAAGCCCATTATCTGCTCGTCGGCCAGACGTCATATCCCGGCCGGATGGAGTCGGTGACCGTCTATCGCCTTCGTACGGGCCCCCGCTTGCAGTGA
- a CDS encoding GNAT family N-acetyltransferase translates to MDARDAEALAPLLDQLGYPAGVEDIRARLAALKGDSQVLVAAGDRGLSGFVAVAITRDFIVGTRGMILGLVVADGLRSAGVGAELLAAAESWAFDRGAAAVGVRSNVIRERAHRFYERNGYRRVKSQHIFEKRRP, encoded by the coding sequence GTGGACGCGCGCGACGCCGAGGCGCTCGCGCCGCTTCTGGATCAACTGGGCTATCCGGCGGGAGTCGAGGACATCCGTGCGCGTCTGGCTGCATTGAAGGGCGACTCTCAAGTTCTCGTCGCTGCGGGCGACCGCGGTCTCTCCGGATTCGTCGCCGTGGCCATAACACGGGACTTCATTGTCGGAACGCGCGGAATGATCCTCGGGCTCGTCGTCGCGGACGGATTGCGCAGCGCCGGCGTCGGCGCAGAGCTCCTCGCCGCTGCAGAGAGCTGGGCGTTCGACCGCGGGGCAGCGGCGGTCGGAGTGCGCTCCAACGTCATCCGGGAGCGTGCGCACAGGTTCTACGAACGCAACGGCTACCGGCGCGTGAAGAGTCAACACATTTTTGAGAAGCGCCGGCCGTAA